One genomic segment of Pedobacter endophyticus includes these proteins:
- a CDS encoding pectinesterase family protein: MKSIILFLLVAFSFTTKATENKPDFIVAADGSGNFKTVQEAINAVPDFRNKTTIIFIKKGIYKEKLVLAASKKNVKLIGESLKETVLTYDDYAQKKNIFGEEKGTSGSSSFYIYGEGFSAENITFQNSSGPVGQAVALWAGGDKSTFINCRFLGFQDTLYTYGGNNRQYYKNCYIEGTVDFIFGSATAWFETCTIFCKKQGYITAASTADTTKFGYVFNNCKIIGDAPANSFYLGRPWRPYAKVVFLNCDLPELIRPEGWNNWGKESNEQTAYYAEYKSKGKGANVKNRVKWAHQLSDEEYKSYILENVFRGWNPEATK, translated from the coding sequence ATGAAGTCCATTATCTTATTTCTCTTAGTTGCGTTTTCATTTACTACAAAGGCAACAGAAAATAAACCCGATTTTATCGTGGCTGCAGACGGAAGCGGAAACTTTAAAACCGTACAGGAGGCCATAAATGCAGTGCCCGACTTTAGGAACAAAACGACTATTATTTTCATTAAAAAAGGAATTTACAAGGAAAAACTCGTTTTGGCTGCCTCGAAGAAGAACGTCAAACTGATCGGCGAAAGCTTAAAGGAAACTGTTTTAACTTATGATGATTATGCGCAAAAGAAGAACATTTTTGGCGAAGAAAAGGGAACCTCAGGATCATCGAGCTTCTATATTTACGGCGAGGGTTTCAGCGCAGAAAACATCACTTTCCAAAATTCGTCGGGCCCAGTTGGGCAAGCGGTTGCTCTTTGGGCAGGCGGCGACAAATCGACTTTTATCAACTGTCGGTTTTTAGGTTTTCAGGATACACTTTATACCTACGGCGGAAACAATCGTCAGTATTATAAGAACTGCTATATCGAGGGCACGGTCGATTTTATCTTCGGTTCAGCTACAGCATGGTTTGAAACTTGCACAATCTTCTGCAAAAAACAAGGCTACATTACAGCAGCATCAACAGCCGATACCACCAAATTTGGCTACGTTTTTAACAACTGCAAAATAATAGGCGATGCCCCAGCAAATAGCTTTTATCTCGGTCGCCCGTGGCGGCCATACGCCAAAGTCGTTTTTTTAAATTGCGATTTGCCCGAGCTCATTCGTCCCGAAGGCTGGAATAATTGGGGAAAGGAAAGTAATGAGCAAACGGCCTATTATGCCGAATACAAAAGCAAGGGAAAAGGCGCCAATGTTAAAAATAGGGTAAAATGGGCGCATCAACTTAGCGATGAAGAATATAAAAGTTATATTTTGGAAAACGTTTTCCGTGGTTGGAATCCAGAGGCCAC
- a CDS encoding carboxymuconolactone decarboxylase family protein, which yields MESRINIQKAEPAAYQAMYGLEKYLSTSKVDAILLELIKMRASQINGCAFCLNMHATDALKMGETEQRLYLLNAWRETTLFTEKEKAILALTEEVTLISNHVADATYNQAASFFNEQELSQIIMAIVTINAWNRLAITAKVMVG from the coding sequence ATGGAAAGCAGAATTAACATCCAGAAAGCAGAACCAGCGGCGTATCAAGCCATGTACGGTTTAGAAAAATATTTGTCAACCAGTAAAGTTGATGCAATCCTTTTAGAGCTGATTAAAATGCGGGCGTCGCAAATTAACGGTTGCGCCTTTTGCCTAAACATGCATGCTACCGATGCCCTTAAGATGGGCGAAACGGAGCAACGTTTATACCTGTTAAATGCTTGGCGAGAAACGACCTTGTTCACGGAAAAAGAAAAAGCAATTTTGGCCTTAACCGAAGAGGTAACCTTAATTTCGAATCATGTAGCCGACGCCACTTACAATCAAGCTGCAAGCTTTTTTAACGAGCAAGAACTATCGCAAATTATTATGGCAATTGTAACTATTAATGCTTGGAACCGACTTGCAATTACAGCAAAAGTAATGGTGGGATAG
- a CDS encoding FkbM family methyltransferase, whose amino-acid sequence MKPENSYKIIPANLMQLATKRNAKANLDPLLYGYQILLEKFNISRSGVIHLGGHIGEELPMYAALGFRNVVMVEPLPEEFKIMQTRIDDYNSTFISLSSFLGEEIRMKAHGVNCAISDESGLAKIYRTEISSLSSLTKPVKGQFSDILDSLAYGELSVPCKTLDQLIDELPNSWTNKDFSYLRMNIQGSELKALKGGERFLKSILLIDLEANTEMRYEDIPTRYDFDSYLNEHGFTPILSYSAGPAIANVLYLKSKLIPEHILSETND is encoded by the coding sequence ATGAAACCAGAAAACTCTTATAAAATTATCCCAGCAAACCTGATGCAATTAGCTACTAAAAGAAATGCAAAAGCCAATTTAGACCCGTTGCTATATGGATATCAAATATTGCTGGAGAAGTTTAATATTTCCAGATCTGGGGTTATACATTTGGGAGGACATATAGGAGAGGAATTACCGATGTACGCTGCTCTTGGATTTCGGAACGTAGTTATGGTTGAACCCTTGCCGGAAGAATTCAAAATAATGCAAACGAGAATTGACGATTACAATAGTACTTTTATTAGTTTATCGAGCTTTCTTGGAGAAGAAATTCGAATGAAAGCCCATGGAGTAAATTGCGCCATCTCTGATGAATCGGGCTTAGCCAAAATATACCGTACCGAAATAAGTTCACTTTCTTCTCTGACAAAACCAGTTAAAGGTCAATTTTCTGACATTTTGGATTCTTTAGCTTATGGCGAGCTGTCTGTACCCTGTAAAACTTTGGATCAACTTATTGACGAGTTACCTAATAGCTGGACGAATAAAGATTTTAGCTACCTGAGAATGAATATTCAAGGATCAGAATTAAAGGCTCTAAAAGGCGGAGAGAGGTTTCTAAAGTCAATTTTACTAATTGATCTTGAAGCAAATACGGAAATGCGATATGAGGATATTCCAACAAGATATGATTTTGACAGCTATCTCAACGAACATGGTTTCACCCCAATCCTTAGCTATTCGGCCGGGCCAGCGATAGCAAATGTTCTTTATTTAAAATCAAAGTTGATTCCTGAACATATTTTGTCGGAAACTAATGATTAA
- a CDS encoding glycoside hydrolase family 43 protein: protein MKYTFTTIFISILCLSALAQHPNYISKVWVADQGNGTYKNPVINADYSDPDAIRVGDDFYMVASSFDAIPGLPILHSKDLVNWRLISYALKRQPPFDHFAKTQHGNGVWAPSIRYRNGEFYIYYPDPDFGIYLTKAKTVTAEWSAPKLVVAGKGLIDPCPLWDEDGKAYLAYAFAGSRAGIKSVLAVMPLSADGSKAIGTGRIVYDGHELDPTIEGPKFYKQNGYYYLFAPAGGVATGWQTVLRSKNIYGPYERKVVMDQGKSTVNGPHQGAWVNTQTGEDWFLHFQDKDAYGRVVHLQPMKWINNWPVIGSDKDGDGVGEPVIAYKKPNVGKVYPIETPVESDEFSSTNLGLQWQWQANPQANWLFTDENSGTLKLYTGKIPDEAKNLWDVPNLLMQKFPADEFMATTKVTFKPNPKLENEQAGLVVMGRSYAKMSIKSKKDGLFLVYGVCEGADKGRTENEKEVTQLKSATLQLRVKVSNGAKCQFSYSEDGSTFINVDGEFQATAGQWIGAKMGVFAVRDSQTNDSGIAAFDWFRVEPLK, encoded by the coding sequence ATGAAATATACATTCACTACCATATTTATTTCGATACTGTGCCTAAGCGCCCTTGCTCAACATCCAAACTACATATCAAAGGTTTGGGTGGCCGATCAGGGTAATGGAACCTATAAAAACCCGGTAATCAATGCCGATTATTCAGATCCCGATGCCATCCGTGTGGGCGACGATTTTTATATGGTTGCATCCAGTTTTGATGCCATTCCGGGCTTACCCATTCTCCATTCGAAAGACCTGGTAAACTGGAGGCTCATCAGTTATGCGCTGAAACGCCAGCCACCATTCGATCATTTTGCAAAAACTCAGCACGGCAACGGCGTTTGGGCGCCATCAATCCGCTATCGGAACGGCGAGTTTTACATCTATTACCCAGATCCCGATTTCGGAATTTACCTCACTAAGGCCAAGACGGTAACGGCAGAGTGGTCGGCCCCAAAATTGGTTGTTGCAGGTAAAGGATTGATTGATCCTTGCCCCCTGTGGGATGAAGACGGAAAGGCGTATCTGGCCTATGCCTTTGCCGGTAGTCGTGCCGGAATAAAAAGTGTTTTAGCGGTGATGCCTTTGTCGGCCGATGGTTCAAAAGCCATTGGAACGGGCAGAATTGTGTACGACGGACACGAACTCGATCCCACCATTGAAGGGCCTAAATTTTATAAGCAAAATGGTTATTACTATCTGTTCGCCCCGGCGGGTGGCGTTGCCACAGGTTGGCAAACGGTGTTGAGGAGTAAGAACATTTATGGCCCCTACGAAAGAAAAGTGGTGATGGACCAAGGGAAATCGACCGTTAATGGACCGCATCAGGGCGCCTGGGTAAATACACAAACTGGCGAAGATTGGTTTTTGCACTTTCAAGATAAAGATGCTTACGGCAGAGTAGTGCATTTACAGCCTATGAAATGGATAAATAACTGGCCCGTTATCGGATCGGATAAAGATGGGGATGGCGTTGGAGAACCTGTTATTGCCTATAAGAAACCCAACGTAGGTAAAGTTTATCCCATAGAAACACCTGTAGAAAGTGATGAATTCAGCTCCACTAATTTAGGGTTACAATGGCAATGGCAGGCAAACCCACAGGCGAATTGGTTATTTACAGATGAAAACTCAGGAACGTTAAAGCTTTATACGGGCAAAATTCCCGATGAGGCTAAAAACCTTTGGGATGTTCCTAACTTGTTGATGCAGAAATTTCCGGCCGATGAATTTATGGCTACTACAAAAGTGACCTTCAAGCCAAATCCTAAGCTCGAAAATGAGCAAGCTGGACTGGTGGTAATGGGGCGCAGCTACGCAAAAATGAGCATCAAAAGTAAAAAAGATGGCCTGTTTTTGGTTTACGGCGTTTGCGAAGGTGCCGATAAGGGAAGAACTGAAAACGAAAAAGAAGTTACGCAACTTAAATCTGCTACTCTGCAGTTGAGGGTTAAAGTTTCGAACGGGGCGAAATGCCAGTTTAGCTATAGTGAAGATGGAAGTACGTTTATTAATGTTGACGGAGAGTTTCAAGCTACGGCAGGCCAATGGATTGGCGCCAAAATGGGTGTGTTTGCGGTAAGGGATTCGCAAACCAACGATTCTGGAATTGCCGCATTCGATTGGTTTAGGGTTGAACCGCTAAAATAA
- a CDS encoding aspartyl/asparaginyl beta-hydroxylase domain-containing protein encodes MNLRLNKTFSVEMLTRVYNGIKNIESAPAGYPGEGNFNWNTIPIYSLGNEERESLPQTDELLDELKAMKLRLRLVRFMMLEPDGIIKEHSDSFLSDRIVRLHIPVFTNQNVEFFLDDLRCNWQPGELWFGDFSKPHHGVNKSQQTRVHLVIDVTVTKDLLKLFPLDSIPLALIAAAKLDDHVEIDTKTLSRFNCNFLLPKGFSLPGMGFLDLNESLKGSVRLIDAELCVLVNDQPLLKALALTEDKISLVGLPMEAYVDYVFSRENTVKSLALNIAGTCIDVELI; translated from the coding sequence ATGAATTTAAGATTAAATAAAACTTTTTCGGTCGAGATGCTCACTCGCGTTTACAATGGTATTAAGAACATTGAAAGTGCTCCAGCGGGATATCCAGGCGAGGGAAATTTTAATTGGAATACGATTCCAATATACTCATTAGGTAATGAAGAACGTGAAAGCTTACCCCAAACGGATGAGTTATTGGACGAATTAAAAGCAATGAAGCTCAGGCTAAGACTTGTTCGTTTTATGATGCTTGAACCAGATGGTATCATCAAAGAACATAGCGATTCGTTTCTATCAGACCGGATAGTTCGGTTGCATATTCCGGTTTTTACTAACCAGAATGTTGAGTTTTTTCTTGATGATTTACGTTGTAACTGGCAACCTGGTGAATTATGGTTTGGTGATTTTTCTAAACCTCATCATGGTGTAAACAAGAGCCAGCAAACCAGGGTGCATCTGGTGATTGATGTTACAGTAACCAAGGATCTACTGAAATTGTTTCCTCTAGATTCTATTCCTTTGGCGCTGATTGCCGCTGCTAAATTAGATGACCATGTGGAAATAGATACAAAGACACTATCTCGTTTCAACTGTAATTTTTTGCTTCCCAAAGGCTTTTCTTTACCAGGGATGGGCTTTTTGGACTTGAACGAAAGTTTAAAGGGAAGTGTCAGGTTAATAGATGCAGAATTATGTGTGCTGGTGAATGACCAGCCTTTATTAAAAGCACTGGCGCTTACTGAAGACAAGATTTCACTGGTAGGGCTCCCTATGGAAGCGTATGTAGATTACGTTTTTTCTCGTGAAAATACTGTTAAATCTTTGGCGCTAAATATTGCTGGTACTTGTATTGATGTTGAACTTATCTAA
- a CDS encoding SPFH domain-containing protein, with the protein MQITLYILAFFGLVILLSSFVTVKQGTIAVVTVFGKYQRLLRPGLSLKIPLIEQIYSRISIQNRSVELSFQAVTQDQANVYFKAMLLYSVINQDEETIKNVAFKFVDSTNLMQALIRTIEGSIRAYVATQKQANVLAQRKEIVLHVKEQIDQVLDGWGYHLQDLQLNDITFDEEIMRSMSRVVASNNLKAAAENEGQALLITKTKGAEADGNAIKIAATAEREAAQLRGQGIALFREEVAKGMTNAAHEMQQANLDTSVILFTMWTEAIKQFAEYSEGNVIFLDGSTEGMNKTMKEMMAMQLSQKNAAKA; encoded by the coding sequence ATGCAAATCACTCTCTACATCCTCGCTTTTTTCGGACTCGTTATCCTTTTAAGTTCTTTTGTTACCGTAAAACAAGGAACAATAGCCGTAGTAACCGTTTTTGGTAAGTATCAACGCTTACTACGCCCGGGCTTAAGTTTAAAAATACCTTTAATTGAGCAAATCTATTCTCGAATTTCCATTCAGAACCGCTCGGTAGAATTATCGTTTCAGGCGGTAACCCAAGATCAGGCGAACGTCTATTTTAAGGCGATGTTGCTTTATTCGGTTATCAATCAGGATGAGGAAACCATTAAGAACGTTGCTTTTAAATTTGTTGATTCAACCAATTTGATGCAGGCTTTAATCAGAACCATCGAGGGTTCTATTCGTGCGTACGTGGCTACACAAAAGCAAGCCAACGTTTTGGCACAGCGCAAGGAAATCGTGCTTCATGTTAAGGAACAAATCGATCAGGTTCTGGATGGATGGGGTTATCACTTGCAAGATCTTCAACTCAACGACATTACTTTCGATGAAGAGATTATGCGCTCAATGAGTCGCGTGGTGGCTTCGAACAACTTAAAGGCGGCAGCTGAAAATGAGGGGCAAGCGCTATTGATTACGAAAACAAAAGGTGCCGAGGCTGACGGCAATGCAATTAAAATTGCAGCAACGGCCGAACGTGAGGCAGCACAGTTGCGTGGACAGGGAATTGCGCTTTTCAGGGAAGAAGTGGCAAAAGGGATGACGAATGCCGCACACGAAATGCAACAGGCCAACCTGGATACGTCGGTAATTCTTTTCACGATGTGGACCGAAGCGATTAAACAGTTCGCAGAATACAGCGAGGGCAATGTAATCTTTTTGGATGGCAGCACCGAAGGCATGAACAAAACCATGAAGGAAATGATGGCCATGCAATTGAGTCAGAAGAATGCTGCAAAAGCTTAG
- a CDS encoding FMN-binding negative transcriptional regulator, with protein MYTSKLNQVSDKEELVSFMKRFSFATIVSTIDQIPQATHLPFTITYENEVVTLHAHFAKANQQAKNIEGQTVLVIFSEPHAYISPKHYDKTESVPTWNYYAVHAYGNCIVVQDHSDAIRSLEDMILTYEPGYRPQWDSLSDSFKDKMLNGIVPFTITVTELQASQKMSQNKTIDEQKRIINTLSKSENSQDRITAEYMTSNLKKKS; from the coding sequence ATGTATACCTCTAAATTAAACCAGGTATCCGATAAAGAGGAACTCGTATCTTTTATGAAAAGATTTAGTTTTGCTACAATTGTTTCAACGATTGATCAGATTCCACAGGCTACACATTTGCCATTTACAATTACTTACGAAAATGAGGTCGTTACATTGCATGCACATTTTGCAAAGGCTAATCAACAAGCGAAAAATATTGAGGGACAAACTGTACTAGTTATTTTCAGTGAGCCACATGCTTATATTTCCCCGAAACATTATGATAAGACGGAAAGTGTTCCGACATGGAATTACTATGCTGTGCATGCTTATGGAAACTGTATTGTGGTGCAAGATCATTCGGATGCAATTCGGTCGCTGGAAGACATGATTTTAACTTACGAGCCCGGTTATAGACCGCAATGGGATTCGTTATCTGATAGCTTTAAAGACAAGATGTTAAATGGGATTGTACCGTTTACTATAACGGTAACAGAGCTGCAGGCCAGTCAAAAAATGAGTCAGAACAAGACGATTGATGAACAGAAACGGATCATCAACACGCTGAGCAAAAGTGAAAACAGTCAGGATAGAATCACTGCGGAATACATGACTTCAAATTTGAAGAAGAAAAGTTAG
- a CDS encoding rhamnogalacturonan acetylesterase: protein MKNYRFLFASFIILTLTMSFIIKPKPVKVYLIGDSTVADYSLEPDYMQKKYPITGWGQVFQQFLQKDSLKNLNKLIRSDSALVIDKAKGGRSTRTFFEEGRWKEVLDSLKKNDLVLIQFGHNDAAKNKPERYVDIPGYKDFLRMYVKETKAKGAIPILLTPVARNSPWKEGKLLNAHTDYPQAVKDVAAELKVKMIDLNELSANFFTSKGREFSAKNYFMNLDSGKFVAYPKGQKDNTHFQPEGAKEIARLVYEGLKKINEGD from the coding sequence ATGAAAAACTATAGATTTTTGTTCGCCTCATTCATCATTTTGACGCTAACGATGTCGTTTATCATTAAGCCGAAACCCGTTAAGGTGTATTTAATTGGTGATTCAACCGTTGCAGATTATTCGTTAGAACCGGATTATATGCAGAAGAAATATCCAATTACGGGTTGGGGGCAGGTTTTTCAACAATTTCTACAAAAAGATAGCCTCAAAAACCTTAACAAACTCATTCGGAGCGACAGCGCTTTGGTAATTGATAAGGCAAAAGGTGGCAGAAGTACAAGAACGTTCTTTGAAGAGGGCCGCTGGAAAGAGGTTTTAGATTCACTAAAGAAAAATGATCTGGTTTTAATTCAGTTTGGGCATAACGATGCCGCCAAAAACAAACCTGAACGGTATGTAGATATTCCCGGATATAAGGATTTTTTGAGGATGTATGTTAAAGAGACAAAAGCCAAGGGTGCGATCCCGATTTTGCTTACGCCCGTGGCAAGGAATAGCCCGTGGAAAGAGGGCAAGCTTCTAAATGCACATACCGATTATCCACAAGCGGTAAAAGATGTTGCGGCTGAGCTCAAAGTGAAGATGATTGATTTGAACGAACTTTCGGCCAATTTCTTTACCTCGAAAGGTAGGGAGTTCTCCGCAAAAAATTACTTTATGAATTTAGATTCTGGCAAATTTGTAGCTTATCCGAAAGGACAAAAAGACAACACCCACTTTCAACCCGAAGGCGCCAAGGAAATTGCCAGACTGGTTTACGAGGGATTGAAAAAGATTAATGAGGGTGATTAG
- a CDS encoding aminoglycoside 6-adenylyltransferase: MKSRLTEAITATIDLAENNADIKAIVSFGSTNRKKVDENSDLDIFIFTTDRARYLDKNQNQWLLESFGNILSRVIVEELMDQILFNRIVLENEFSLDIITVDISEFRTAKYFLWLKKVGLSTVIPKKLLESVDKKLYTFHYYLKRGYQILYDQVNIKSLIERIFDAYKHELYQERNNLINENTFERNYNQFWQSCCKMNLELERGHYFQALNVHDHEIKKSLIQMVYWHTLLDPNNKDLDVFYKGAKIYDWCDESIIQQLYSIFPHQDFPRMTNAIDQSILVYQQLSHPIALSKGFKINSDLETLISKSIKKPQCSECKINCSKQHNLPALLNANLEFYKSEAYNDMFYNNYNQFWQYCYKMMVKLIRNDFYYAIFILDNNIKKRLSEMIDWLNDLKTYAGEPITSQIDIAAMIASGIYPHSSINEMKASIQKTIWAYKRISHQVALKAGLSVNPNFEQVVEAFINDNLIIQT; the protein is encoded by the coding sequence ATGAAAAGCAGATTAACCGAAGCCATAACCGCAACAATAGATCTGGCCGAGAATAATGCTGATATAAAGGCAATTGTATCTTTTGGATCGACTAATAGAAAAAAAGTTGATGAGAACTCCGATTTGGATATTTTCATTTTCACTACTGATAGAGCTCGTTATCTTGATAAAAACCAAAACCAATGGCTTTTAGAAAGTTTCGGAAATATACTTTCCAGGGTAATTGTGGAAGAGCTGATGGATCAAATTCTGTTTAACAGAATTGTACTCGAAAATGAGTTTAGTCTAGATATTATCACGGTAGATATTAGTGAATTTCGGACGGCAAAGTATTTCTTATGGCTGAAGAAAGTCGGTTTATCAACTGTTATTCCAAAAAAGTTATTGGAAAGCGTGGATAAAAAACTATATACTTTCCATTATTATCTAAAAAGAGGATATCAAATACTCTACGATCAAGTGAATATCAAAAGTCTAATTGAAAGAATTTTTGATGCATATAAACATGAGCTTTATCAAGAACGCAATAATCTGATTAATGAAAATACTTTTGAGCGGAATTATAACCAGTTCTGGCAATCCTGTTGCAAGATGAATCTTGAGTTAGAAAGAGGACACTATTTTCAGGCATTAAATGTCCATGATCATGAAATCAAAAAATCGCTGATTCAAATGGTATACTGGCATACATTGCTGGATCCAAATAATAAAGATCTGGACGTGTTTTATAAAGGAGCGAAGATATATGATTGGTGTGATGAATCGATTATTCAACAGTTATATAGTATATTTCCTCATCAGGATTTCCCCCGTATGACTAATGCTATTGATCAGTCAATTTTGGTTTACCAACAATTATCCCATCCAATCGCTTTGTCGAAAGGCTTTAAAATCAATAGTGATTTGGAAACCCTGATAAGTAAAAGTATTAAAAAACCGCAATGTTCTGAATGTAAAATCAATTGCTCTAAACAGCATAACTTACCTGCTCTGCTCAATGCTAACTTAGAATTTTATAAAAGTGAAGCGTATAATGACATGTTCTATAACAACTATAATCAGTTTTGGCAGTACTGTTATAAAATGATGGTAAAATTGATTAGAAATGACTTTTATTATGCCATTTTTATATTGGATAACAATATCAAAAAAAGGCTAAGCGAAATGATCGATTGGCTAAATGACCTCAAGACTTATGCTGGCGAACCAATTACAAGTCAAATTGATATCGCCGCGATGATTGCAAGTGGTATTTATCCGCACAGCAGCATTAATGAAATGAAAGCCTCAATTCAGAAAACGATTTGGGCTTATAAAAGAATTTCTCACCAAGTAGCATTGAAGGCCGGTTTATCTGTCAATCCAAATTTTGAACAAGTAGTTGAGGCATTTATAAATGATAATTTAATTATACAAACATAG